The Euphorbia lathyris chromosome 4, ddEupLath1.1, whole genome shotgun sequence genomic interval TACCAATAAGTCAACATTGTTCGATCAACGCTCAAACTCACACATGTCCTTAACCATATTAAAGAAACTATTGACGACGACTTGAGAAGCATCCATCTCAATCCAAACGTTCTGAAGTTGAAAGTCTCTAACCCAAGATACCTCCTTCAACTAATAAGCTTATGTGAACGTTGTTGGCCATATATATGCTCATGATACACTGAGTGCGGCAAAATAACACGTCCCAAGTAGCCCCCACTCACCAACCCAAAACGCACATGGCGAGAATTTTCATCGTGTGTTTCCAATATATGTAAATGTGTTTTAAAACCCAAAACATGAGAATTtaaataaaatgaacaaaatatCTAGATGATATGAAATTAGACTTTCACACAATAAGTGATGTGTATTTATTTCCAATATTTTTAGGTTCTCCTATGGTCATATAGGTGAATTAGTAACCCATTTAATCAATTTTCTATAATTAATTTGCAGCTAATGCTCCAAGAGTGGAAAACGTGAAGAATGGAAAATGTCATATTTTGTGCCTTTTTAGTGGCACTTTCTCTAAGaattttagaataatttttattttcagtaaTTTGGGGTGTAATAGTCTTTTGTCATTTCCACAACAAACGTTATGGAACCTTTTCTTAGAATGAGTGtataattttaactatttttatACTAGACTTGATGAAAAAGCTTTACAagcttcttctccttctccatttttttagaactaatcTTATGGTTTTAATGCTTTTAACTATAGTTATATGTATGATTAAAGTTACTTTTCCTAAATTTAGAAATGAATTAGGACGAATGCTTAAATTTGAGATAATACCAAACTCACTTTAACATGTTTTAcctatttacaattttatatattattacacTGTTTGGAAAATATTTGTTAGTTATTAGCTGATTATATTAGTTCTTAGTTGATTACATTTTTAGTTAACTGATTGTATAAACTTGATTGGTAAAAGTTACCTGATTGCTAATACTTATTTATGTAAAATGACATAAAACCTTTGATTGAGGTTCAAAGGtagtaattaggggtaaaaatatatttaaaaaaaataaaacgataAGCTAATTAAAAAAGCTCATAAAaccaatttttcaaaaaaaaaaaaggacccaATAAACTGTTTCAAACCTCtattcaccaaacaccactattagagaTTTGACTAGTTAAAAAGTTTTAAAATGGCTCAAACACctaattttatcctaaaaagctttttttaccaaatatttatattCGATCAGATGCATCTTAAGTCCAATCAGATACATCTTAAATTTAAGATCTatctaattaaatataaatatttatatttgcaTATTAAATTTTGAAGCCCTTATAAATTTGTAACCAGttccttagagcatctccaatagagggtgtCCAAAAAAGTGTCAAGCTGATGTGGCATTTAgtttgacaacttttaaaggGTGCCCACTATTGGAGTGATGGTGGGTGCCAAAAAAGTTGTCAAAAGgttgccaatttttggcaaCTTTGAAGCAAGGTTgccaaatattttttaatataaaaaaatttatttacttGAATACTATTGGTTCACATTTTTGATGAATTTCTCTCTCATTTCActattagttgataatatttataattaaataaattatgtaTTAAGTAATGATTTGTGGAGTCATTGTGGCAATTTTTAAAGTTGCTTTACTATTGAcgcatttttaaataaaagttgtcaagagtgaTATAgaatactaaattaataaaatattatattttaatatgacGTGTtaatttttggcattttttggAACTACttttgttggagatgctcttatacATTCTTATCTACCGCCCTATTTATCATAGGGTATTTCAGTccatataaatatgacaaaatcAGTTGACTTAAAAACATTCCCATTCTACCCCCAAACATGCCCCTACCCACCCCTGTAATATAGTAGACATAATAATACTAGTTTAGTGTATCCCCACATACGAACATGCAATAAAATAAGtagctttcttcttcttctttctcctaCTTGTAAACTATACCCCAAACAAAGCTTCCCATTTTCTCACCTCCATAATGGGCACTCTAGAGCCACCACAAACGCCCATCGGCGACACTAAATTCTCCGACCCAGAAAAACCCATCTCCACCATCGAAGACGACGACGTTTCCCCAATTGAAGAAGTCCGGTTAACCGTCGCAAACACCGACGATCCGACCCTTCCAATATGGACATTCAGGATGTGGTTCTTGGGTTTAATATCATGttgtcttctttcttttctcaacATGTTCTTTTCTTACAGAACAGAACCTCTTGTGATTACTCAGATAACAGTTCAAGTTGCTACACTTCCTATCGGGCGTTTCATGGCGGCTGTGTTGCCGTCGACCAAGTTTGGGATCCCTGGATTCGGGTCGAAAAAGTATTCGTTGAACCCGGGTCCGTTTAATATGAAGGAACATGTTCTTATTTCGATATTTGCTAATGCTGGAAGTGCATTTGGGAGTGGATCTGCTTATGCTGTTGGAATTGTTACGATTATCAGAGCTTTTTATGGCAGGAAAATTTCTTTCTTGGCTAGTTGGATTCTCATTTTAACTACTCAGGtaattattattcaattttgtccaatttaattctttaaaaaaataatttctttcttaaaaaaatttaatatttacttaaaaaaaGGGTAAGATTGAAATAAATTTTCTATTATGGGGACAAAATTgagctaaattttttttattatgatgtTAGTAAAATTGAGTTATTGGTAAAATTAATCTTCCTTAATAAAATTTAACTTCTTTTAGTTGTCCAACTTAGAAAAATAtctttgtttaatttttttttttagaaaatatctttgtttaatttaattgaaatattTCTTTTAGAAGAATCATAAATATTTCCaagggtaaagtaaaaaaaaactcatgggctttcattttttttttgttaaactcgtgcttgaataatttttttttttttttgtctaaacgGAGAATAAGGCTTTCGTTTGCGATTAGGAGATGACTAAAGTTTTTCGCTTTACTAAAAACAAGgacttcaaaattaaaatgagcgttgacgacttcaaaattaaaaaattcaaatatttaatgatattctaacaaactttaattcttcaactttttaattttgaggttatttaagtgttgtttgttGAGGAGCAAGAAAGTAAATGttttaaagagagaaagctctaaaaatgatgtttttggaaaatgaaattttttcttccataataaatatgatctaaacaactttaatttttggagttttccaTTTTGAGATCATTAATGGTCATTTTTATAGTTTCAAACTAAACAATCCTCATTTTTAGCAAAACAAAAACCTAAGTTcccatttgaaaaaaaaaaaaattgttcaagCACCAGATTGAGGAAAAGTGAAAGCATAAAGGATTTTTTTTGGACAAGCCTTCTAAGTTCAAACCTAGTTTTGTTttgtatagtttttttttttttaatagaaagaATAATTTTTGGCTTGGAATTAGGGGTTATGATTGTAATTTTCAAAAGATTCCTTATTTTTTAGgctacataaaaaaaattgcaaacTTTTTAATGGGGAAggattttcttttgttaaaagAAAGAGTAAAGAAGAATCTTGGATTCGGTGGTTGAGAATTATTATAATTGCAAGTTTgataagaaaaatgataatGATTATGTAAAGAGATTATTCAAAGGTTTTGGTGTTTGagtaaagaaaaaataattttattttattttttatgattatgCAAAGAGAATATAGAATTTGACCCATTATCTAAAGTGGGGATTATTTTAATTGAAGTGAAAGAATGGATTAAGAAAATGGTAATGGATGGAATATGTTTAATTAGGTATTAGGATATGGTTGGGCTGGACTGCTAAGGAAATATGTGGTGGAACCTGCTCATATGTGGTGGCCTAGTACTCTCGTTCAGGTCTCACTCTTCAGGTATATATGTACCTCTTTTCTACACTAATATATTACTCCGAAAGCATACTGTGAAGATTTTATTTTgggtaaactaaaaaaaaactcatatacGAGACTTGGAAAAAAATGTCAAAAGGTGACTGACTTTTTTCGTTTTGTCAAGAAAATGGCTGAGGTCTTTCGTTTTACTAAAAATAAggatcttaaaattaaaatgagggTTGACGACCTCAAAATCGAAAATTCAAAGACTCAGTCATAttataagaaactttaattcttcaactttttaatttaaaagccatttagatgttgtttggtgaacaaaaaaaatgaatgttTTGGAGAGAAAACTCTGAAAATAAtgatcttgaaaaataaaaaatttggttctaTAGTAAATGTGGTAtttaacaactttaattcttaggattttctattttaaagTCAATAACAATCATTTCCTAATATCAAACTAAAAGATCATTGTTTTAAGGAACCGAAAAAGCTATCACCTTTTGGGCAAaatttttctcaaaaaccaGTTTGacaatggttttttttttggactttatcattttatttttatgtttatatatataattaaagggtaaaatataaaaatacccctaacgtttacaatcataagcaattttacctctaatgtctaAAAcgatgcaattttactcctaacattaccagtcaaaagcaattttactcctaacattaacaaattgggtcaatttgataaCTTTATcaaactatatatatttttattagttttcCACTCTAATGAAgtactaaaataaaatactttCCTTTCAAAGTGGACTTATCCAATGAAAAATTGGATGATCTTGGCATACTAATCATATATGTCGTCTATATTATAACATCACATTATTTTcccaaagaaaaataaaaatattacacaACTTGGGAGAAGTTTATACTAATCAAATCAGTAATCCCGCAAATTCTGACTTAAATTAATCCAGCAGTGCCATATGTAGACAATTAAAGCACTACtcatttttctcttttattgACTATTGGTTTTGTCATATTCTTCTCTCTGAAATAAGTCAACTGCTTAAGTCTGAATGATAATATATTATtgagattttaaaaataattttaaaattccACTTTCAATCATATTTACAAGTGATTTCATAAAGCTTGTGTGAACTTTCACCAAGTTGTAAGAGAGCCAATTTGCGACGAGATCACCGCAACTAGCAATAAAGATCTATCATGAAATCATGTGAACAACTTTTTGACAATTTTCTTTATAGCTGTTGCTTTTATAGCTTACTAAATTCAAAGTATTCAAATCATCAAAATCAACAAATTAATCGCAACATGTAAAGTTCCGTACAAAATAGTATTGTGATGTCAAAATTATTTTAACCATGTCGTAAAAAAAAGTTCACTTGAAAAATCATCAGGAGAAAGTAGAGGTTCTAGGATCAGACCGCTGTGATAAAGTATAAATTTGCTCCTAAAAAATATTAGGGAAGTGTATATATAAGTACTTGTTCCTAACATTCAAATTTGAGCAATTTTGAATCTAAATAACGGTACATGAAAACAATTTTGGATTCATATAATAGAACCCATAAAACAAGACTGTTACTAGACGAGCAATTGCAAGGTGTTGGTTGCATCCCCAAAGGGCTgtgtatctttttttttttggcctagTCCAagccaaaacgacgtcgttttcatgagtagggataaaaaaaaaatttaaacttaacTCATATGGCAGTCAAAGGTTGATCCGCCTCTACGTTGGAAACCTtgaggaatttttttttaccaatttgtacGTTAAGAATATATCTGCACTTCCTAAAAAAAACGTTagagaaaatttggattttatcCCTTTCATATAGTAGACCGTGTTTTATGATTATATTTCCTATATTTCCAAGCGGCAAAATGTCTATCAAGCCTTCAAAATTTTCGTGTTTTGCTAATTAAGTTTACTCAGCTAATGTCTACAAGAAAATCTCATAATTTTGCAGGGCTTTGCATGAAAAAGACGACAAAAGTCAAAGAATGACAAGAGCAAAGTTCTTCGTAATTGCACTAGTATGCAGTTTTTCTTGGTATCTAGTTCCAGGATACCTATTCACAACATTGTCAAGCATTTCATGGGTATGCTGGGTGTTTTCAAAGTCAGTAACAGCACAACAACTTGGCTCAGGCATGAGGGGACTCGGACTCGGAGCTCTGACCCTTGATTGGAGTGTCGTGGCTTCTTTCTTGTTCAGCCCCCTCGTCAGCCCTTTCTTTGCAATTGTCAATGTTTTTGTGGGCTATGTTTTGATAATCTACATAGCCATTCCAATTTCTTACTGGGGCCTAGGCTTGTATAATGCACATAGATTTCCTATTTTCTCTTCACACTTGTTTACAGCTCAAGGCCAAAGGTATGACATAAGAGCCATTGTTAATGACAAGTTTGAGCTAGATCTTCCAAAGTATGAGCAGCAAGGACGAATTCATTTGAGCATGTTTTTCGCTCTTACTTATGGTTTCGGTTTCGCAACCATCGCTTCTACTCTTACGCATGTGGCCTTGTTTTATGGAAGGTAATCTCTCACTCATCAATTAATCAGAAGCTTAACTATAAATTGCCAGTTTTTCATTTCTATGAATTCAGCTAACTGGTATGCAACAAAAAAGGCAACCACTAAAATTTCATGGCCATGACAAGTTCATGTCTCTTATGAGATTGATGTTCAAGTTCTAAGCTACTAACTACATATTTCACAGGGAGATATTTGGACGGTATCGTGCTTCACATAAGGGCAAGGAGGATATTCATACCAGACTGATGAAAAGATACAAAGACATACCTTCCTGGTGGTTTCACCTGTTACTGGCTGTGACACTTGCAGTTTCCCTTATTCTCTGTATAGTCTTGAATGATCAGGTTCAGATGCCATGGTGGGGACTTCTCTTTGCCAGCGCTATGGCTTTCTTCTTCACCCTTCCTATCAGCATCATAACTGCCACAACAAACCAGGTAATTCAATCGACGTTTTGCCCACATTTGCATATATAAACCTGATAAAAGACAATAAACTGGTTATAGATACTTCACAAATAATAGATACACTGGTTATACCATAAGAAGTATCTGTAAACTTCGCCTCCACTTCCCCATCTGTACAAGCTGTTGTCTACAACTACTGACTTCATATTTTATGTATAGACACCAGGCCTAAACATAATAACGGAGTACGTCATGGGTATCATATATCCAGGCAGACCAATAGCCAATGTTTGCTTCAAAACCTATGGTTACATGAGCATGTCTCAGGCTGTCTCCTTCCTCAATGATTTCAAGCTAGGGCACTACATGAAGATACCTCCAAGATCAATGTTCCTGGTTCAGGTACAATTTGTTTTCTTCAAAACAAGGGCAATCAAAGCAAATTTATTAAATCCTTAGAATTCCAACTTGTGATAAACTATCaaatacacacacacacacacacacacacacatatatatatatatatatatatatatatatatatatatgccctATTGTTTGGTTTTACAATACAGCTATCACTTTGAATTACAACCACTGATATATATTATTTCTATGTTTCTTTTCTTATTGGGGATGCCTAGTTCATTGGAACAATGCTTGCTGGAACCATCAACCTTTCCGTCGCATGGTGGCTGCTGAACTCCATTAACAACATATGCCAGGATGATCTGCTTCCCCCTAACAGTCCATGGACATGCCCAGGTGACAGAGTCTTCTTTGATGCTTCAGTCATATGGGGTTTGGTGGGACCTAAACGTATCTTTGGAAGTCTTGGAAACTATCAAGCAATGAATTGGTTCTTCGTTGGAGGTGCAATGGGACCCATTATCGTTTGGTTGATGCACAAGGCATTCCCAAAGCAATCCTGGATTCCCCTTATTAACCTTCCAGTTCTTCTAGGATCAACTGGAATGATGCCTCCAGCAACAGCAGTTAACTATAATTCCTGGATCATAGTAGGAACGATTTTCAATTTCTTCGTCTTCCGCTACAGAAAACAATGGTGGCAGAGATACAATTACATTCTTTCAGCAGCACTGGATGCAGGAGTGGCTTTCATGGCAGTGCTGTTATACTTTTCAGTGGGCATGGAAAACAGAACTTTAAGTTGGTGGGGCACAGATGGGGAACACTGTGATTTAGCAACTTGTCCAACAGCCAAGGGCATAAATATTGATGGCTGTCCAGTGAACTAATGGTGGTGTTGCTTGTCTCTGCTAAAGGAATTACACAGAACAGATATATCAAATGATGAAAAATAGAACCGACAATGAACTATACAAGTGGAGCAATCATATTTACTGTAGGTTTATAAGCATTATTATTCTTAATGTTAGTTCTGTTCTTATGCAAGTGCTAtatcattttaaattttcaaacgGAAGTGAAACAAGAGCGTTCCCTCTGTATAGGACAATCTTGTTCATATCAACATGTTACTTGAATCATGACccaatatgtatatatacattACACCATGCTTTGATGCCAAGAGCAATAGCAACAGGGTTTTCACACTACTGATGCATATGAATAGAAGAATGTTgtagaaaaagttatattttatGGGAGAGCCATTTCTAAGCTATAATAGAAATAAAgattattgaaaaagaaaaaaaaaaaagacaatgtACACTAAATATGCAATACACATCCGAACAACTTCTAATCAAATTGGGAAGCCAATATATGATGCTATGCTTTATTGAAGAGTTCATTCATGATCTAAAATTCATCTGCAGAAATTAGAATATTTTCACATAATTATATTAATCCTCTGAACGATGGGTAAAGCTAAAGTGTCTTGCCTTTTAGAAAACATATATTCCCCAATAAACAGGAGTATTTAGGTTGACCGGGAAGGATCTAGCACCAAGCAATAATGAGTCTTGCAGATACTAATGCTGAACCATAGGTGTTTTTGCAGTTGTGCAACAAGATGTATTGAAGAGAGGACCAGACAAGCCAACAAGTCAACAGACATAATTTTTAGTCGGTTAATGCATTTCATATATTACCAATCATGAGGCATTATCTGGATTTGAAAGCCACAGATTATACTCATCCATCCGTATAATAAAGGAGCTGGAACTTGGTGAGCCACCTCCACCATAtgccttcatgttcattcagaaAACAAAGCCCAACTTGCTTAATAAGTTCCAGACAAAATAGCCAATACAAGAAGATAAAACCTCATCATTTGGTTCTGAAGCATACCTTGGAAACTTCCATGGTATCAGTAGCACTGTCTGTACTCCTCAAGCACATCTTAAGATTGTTCCTTTGCATGTAAATTACAGCTCCTATGGGCCTAATAAGGAATACAGTCTTAGGAAACGTCCATTTATGCTACAATTAGCAATAAGCTTAACAACTATTAGAAAATATGATTTGGCAACTAGCAAGAGACTGTAATAAAGTGGTAAATTCATAAATGCTATCATGGAATAATGCAGTCGATGCTAAGTCTGCCAACCACCaaaattgcagaattcaagtcAGGTGCTAGCTCAAACAATAAACTACTCCAATATGACCCGGTTCGTGGCAACAATCAGTCGGAATTCGAACACAATAAAAGAATTGCTACAACTGAAGATACCAGGAGATAATCTTGGTTTAGATGCActcataattataaataacctATTAC includes:
- the LOC136225869 gene encoding oligopeptide transporter 4, with product MGTLEPPQTPIGDTKFSDPEKPISTIEDDDVSPIEEVRLTVANTDDPTLPIWTFRMWFLGLISCCLLSFLNMFFSYRTEPLVITQITVQVATLPIGRFMAAVLPSTKFGIPGFGSKKYSLNPGPFNMKEHVLISIFANAGSAFGSGSAYAVGIVTIIRAFYGRKISFLASWILILTTQVLGYGWAGLLRKYVVEPAHMWWPSTLVQVSLFRALHEKDDKSQRMTRAKFFVIALVCSFSWYLVPGYLFTTLSSISWVCWVFSKSVTAQQLGSGMRGLGLGALTLDWSVVASFLFSPLVSPFFAIVNVFVGYVLIIYIAIPISYWGLGLYNAHRFPIFSSHLFTAQGQRYDIRAIVNDKFELDLPKYEQQGRIHLSMFFALTYGFGFATIASTLTHVALFYGREIFGRYRASHKGKEDIHTRLMKRYKDIPSWWFHLLLAVTLAVSLILCIVLNDQVQMPWWGLLFASAMAFFFTLPISIITATTNQTPGLNIITEYVMGIIYPGRPIANVCFKTYGYMSMSQAVSFLNDFKLGHYMKIPPRSMFLVQFIGTMLAGTINLSVAWWLLNSINNICQDDLLPPNSPWTCPGDRVFFDASVIWGLVGPKRIFGSLGNYQAMNWFFVGGAMGPIIVWLMHKAFPKQSWIPLINLPVLLGSTGMMPPATAVNYNSWIIVGTIFNFFVFRYRKQWWQRYNYILSAALDAGVAFMAVLLYFSVGMENRTLSWWGTDGEHCDLATCPTAKGINIDGCPVN